The proteins below are encoded in one region of Pantoea sp. At-9b:
- a CDS encoding cold-shock protein: MTSVANRLRCPHCQSSQYRTSAYDISSKNPHGAKCIFCKSVMVALTAPLPYQKVAA, translated from the coding sequence ATTACGTCAGTAGCAAACCGTTTGAGATGTCCACATTGCCAGAGTTCTCAATACAGAACCTCTGCATATGACATCAGCAGTAAGAATCCTCATGGCGCAAAATGCATTTTCTGCAAATCAGTTATGGTCGCATTAACCGCGCCATTGCCTTATCAGAAAGTCGCAGCTTAA
- a CDS encoding DNA-binding transcriptional regulator YciT — translation MNSRHEQIIQLVNERGSVSVNELSQLTGVSEVTIRQDLNALERENFLRRIHGSAVAPDSDDVGSRMRTRYKIKQAIAERAAALVNDGEAIFIEGGSTNALLARCLANRKDLTIITVSHYIAQVLRDSQCEVIILGGQYQKSSESVVGSLTRFCIQHINFHKAFLGVDGWHAETGFTGRDMMRCDVINAVMAKHTYTIAITDSSKFGVIHPYPSSPEHPFDAVITDDGIPTAARETLSEAGVRLELVAQPV, via the coding sequence ATGAATAGCCGACACGAACAGATTATCCAGCTGGTGAACGAAAGAGGCAGCGTCTCTGTTAACGAACTTTCGCAGTTAACCGGCGTTTCCGAAGTGACCATCCGTCAGGACCTCAACGCGCTGGAGCGCGAAAATTTCCTGCGCCGCATCCACGGTTCTGCCGTTGCGCCCGACAGCGATGATGTGGGTTCGCGCATGCGCACCCGTTACAAAATCAAACAGGCCATCGCTGAGCGCGCCGCTGCGTTAGTCAATGACGGTGAAGCCATTTTCATCGAAGGCGGTAGCACCAATGCCCTGCTGGCGCGCTGTCTGGCAAACCGCAAAGATTTGACCATCATTACCGTCAGTCACTACATCGCTCAGGTACTGCGTGACTCGCAATGTGAGGTGATTATCCTCGGCGGCCAGTACCAGAAAAGCAGCGAGTCGGTAGTGGGTTCGTTGACCCGCTTCTGTATCCAGCACATCAATTTCCATAAAGCGTTCCTTGGCGTGGATGGCTGGCATGCGGAAACCGGTTTTACCGGCCGGGATATGATGCGCTGTGATGTGATCAATGCGGTGATGGCAAAGCACACCTACACCATTGCCATCACTGACTCATCCAAGTTCGGTGTGATCCATCCCTACCCCAGTTCACCGGAACACCCGTTTGACGCGGTGATTACCGATGATGGCATTCCCACCGCCGCGCGTGAAACCTTGTCTGAAGCCGGGGTGCGGTTAGAACTGGTGGCACAACCTGTGTAG
- a CDS encoding NADH:flavin oxidoreductase/NADH oxidase codes for MSKLFSPVKLGSLELDNRIVIAPMCQYSAQEGCATAWHRIHLGQLAFSGAGLLIVEATAVEAQGRISPQDLGLWDDTTEQALQTVVNDIRQYADIRLGIQLGHAGRKASTFAPWQGGTQIPQAQQGWQTVAPSAIPMHEGEHPPTPLTHADLERIKQSFVASALRAVRIGFELIELHAAHGYLLHQFLSPLANQRDDEYGGSLENRMRFPLEVLEAVRAAVPAHVAVGVRISATDWVEGGWDVAQSAEFCQKIEALGSAYVHVSSGGLSAQQKITVSAGYQVPFARELRKVTRMPVIAVGLITEPRMAEDLLQDGDADLVALARGILYDPRWPWHAAAELGASVHVPPQYLRSEPHGVKGSIKSR; via the coding sequence ATGAGCAAATTGTTTAGTCCCGTCAAACTGGGTTCACTTGAACTGGATAACCGCATTGTCATTGCCCCGATGTGCCAATACTCGGCACAGGAAGGTTGTGCCACCGCATGGCATCGCATCCACCTGGGGCAACTGGCGTTTTCAGGGGCGGGGTTACTGATCGTCGAAGCGACTGCCGTCGAAGCGCAGGGACGTATTTCACCGCAGGATCTGGGGTTGTGGGATGACACAACGGAACAGGCGTTACAGACTGTAGTGAACGATATTCGTCAGTACGCCGACATTCGCCTCGGTATCCAGTTGGGCCATGCCGGGCGTAAAGCTTCAACCTTCGCGCCGTGGCAGGGCGGTACACAAATTCCGCAGGCACAACAAGGCTGGCAAACTGTCGCGCCTTCCGCTATCCCGATGCATGAAGGTGAGCACCCACCCACTCCCCTTACCCATGCTGACCTTGAGCGTATTAAACAATCCTTTGTCGCCAGCGCCCTGCGCGCGGTACGCATTGGTTTTGAACTGATTGAACTGCATGCCGCTCACGGTTATTTGCTGCACCAGTTCCTGTCACCGCTTGCCAACCAGCGTGATGATGAATACGGCGGCAGCCTGGAAAATCGCATGCGCTTCCCGCTGGAAGTGTTGGAGGCGGTGCGCGCCGCCGTACCTGCTCACGTGGCCGTCGGTGTCAGGATTTCCGCCACCGATTGGGTCGAGGGTGGCTGGGATGTGGCACAATCTGCTGAATTCTGTCAGAAAATTGAAGCGCTGGGATCGGCCTATGTACATGTTTCCAGTGGCGGCCTGTCGGCACAACAGAAAATCACCGTGTCGGCGGGTTATCAGGTGCCGTTTGCCCGAGAGCTGCGCAAAGTGACCCGTATGCCGGTGATCGCCGTCGGGCTGATCACCGAACCGCGCATGGCGGAAGACCTGTTACAGGATGGCGACGCCGATCTGGTGGCTCTGGCGCGCGGCATCCTGTATGACCCGCGCTGGCCGTGGCATGCCGCAGCCGAATTGGGTGCCAGCGTACATGTACCCCCGCAATATCTGCGTTCGGAACCGCATGGGGTGAAAGGCAGCATTAAATCACGCTAA
- a CDS encoding cold shock domain-containing protein, giving the protein MSNKIRGTVKWFNSEKGFGFISPENGSKDVFVHYSAIQGTDYRSLDEGQRVEFSVEDGQKGPSAVNVVGL; this is encoded by the coding sequence ATGTCTAATAAAATCCGTGGAACGGTTAAGTGGTTCAATTCAGAGAAAGGTTTCGGTTTTATCTCTCCTGAAAATGGTAGCAAGGACGTATTCGTTCATTACTCCGCTATCCAGGGTACAGATTACCGTTCACTTGACGAAGGTCAACGTGTTGAATTTTCAGTTGAAGATGGTCAGAAAGGCCCTTCAGCAGTCAATGTGGTAGGTCTTTAA
- a CDS encoding DUF1479 domain-containing protein: MNIPFTSVTLPEDHKAKIRLMKQQLRKQIGDVEGLFLQVKAKINQAIAQAKEDEAQRGTAWPVVSWRDIAEKNVTQEQIDFIKRRGCVVVKQNFAREQALAWDKAMLDYLELNDFDRQYRGPGDTFFGSLEASRPEIYPIYWSKSQMEARQSEGIALTQSFLNRLWKFNSGGINWFDPDVSIIYPDRIRRRLPGTTSKGLGAHTDSGALERWLLPAYQQVFSKIFNNQFADYDPWDAAHRTDVNEYDVANTTKCSAFRTFQGWTALSDMEAGQGLLHVVPVPEAMAYVLLRPLLSDVPEDELCGVAPGKVLPISERWHPDLIAGLCSIPPLQAGDSVWWHCDVIHAVAPVEDQQGWGNVMYIPAAPLCDKNLRYAEKVANALDFGISPPDFPREDYERDWQERFTTADLNAIGRRSLGLA, from the coding sequence ATGAACATTCCTTTTACTTCGGTAACCCTCCCAGAAGATCACAAGGCGAAAATCCGCCTGATGAAACAACAACTCAGAAAACAAATTGGCGATGTCGAAGGTTTATTCCTTCAAGTGAAAGCCAAAATCAATCAGGCGATTGCGCAAGCGAAGGAAGATGAAGCACAGCGTGGCACCGCTTGGCCGGTGGTGAGCTGGCGGGATATCGCTGAAAAAAACGTCACTCAGGAACAAATCGATTTTATTAAGCGGCGCGGTTGCGTGGTGGTGAAGCAAAACTTTGCCCGTGAGCAGGCGCTGGCGTGGGATAAAGCCATGCTCGATTATCTTGAGCTGAACGATTTTGATCGTCAGTATCGTGGTCCGGGTGACACTTTCTTTGGCAGCCTGGAAGCGTCAAGACCGGAAATTTATCCTATTTACTGGTCAAAATCGCAAATGGAAGCCCGGCAAAGTGAAGGGATCGCGCTGACGCAATCGTTCCTGAACCGGTTGTGGAAATTTAACAGTGGCGGCATTAACTGGTTTGATCCGGACGTCAGCATCATCTATCCCGATCGCATCCGCCGCCGTCTGCCCGGCACCACCTCGAAAGGGCTGGGTGCTCATACCGATTCCGGCGCGCTGGAGCGCTGGTTGCTGCCCGCCTATCAGCAGGTATTCAGCAAAATCTTCAATAATCAATTTGCGGACTACGATCCTTGGGACGCCGCCCACCGTACTGACGTCAACGAATATGATGTGGCGAACACCACCAAATGTTCGGCGTTCCGCACTTTCCAGGGCTGGACGGCACTGTCGGATATGGAGGCCGGTCAGGGTTTGTTGCATGTGGTACCCGTACCGGAAGCAATGGCGTATGTGTTGTTACGTCCATTGTTGAGCGATGTTCCGGAAGATGAACTGTGCGGCGTTGCCCCTGGCAAGGTGTTGCCGATCTCTGAGCGTTGGCATCCGGATTTGATCGCAGGTTTGTGTTCCATTCCGCCGTTACAGGCCGGAGATTCGGTCTGGTGGCACTGCGATGTGATCCACGCCGTAGCACCGGTTGAAGACCAGCAGGGCTGGGGAAATGTGATGTATATTCCCGCCGCCCCGTTGTGCGATAAGAATCTGCGCTATGCCGAAAAAGTCGCCAATGCGCTCGACTTCGGCATCTCCCCGCCTGATTTCCCACGCGAAGATTATGAGCGGGACTGGCAGGAGCGCTTCACCACCGCAGACCTGAATGCCATCGGCAGACGTAGCCTGGGATTAGCCTGA